DNA from Solanum stenotomum isolate F172 chromosome 3, ASM1918654v1, whole genome shotgun sequence:
CAATACCATTCTCGAAAGGTCTAACTTAGGAATACCCGGGTTATTCTTTGTAAATGGGCTTGGAGGAACTGGAAAAACTTTCCCATATCGAGCATTACTGGCCAAGGCAAAAGGTATGATAGCATTGACATCTGTAACCAGTGGTGTAGTGGCAACAATATTGCCTAGAGGCCGTATAGCACACTCAAGATTTGGCAtaccactacaagaaaatgagACAACAATGACAAATAAGTCAAAACAAGGTGGAGGAGCAAAACTAATTACACAAGCTAAATTATTAATATGGGATGAAGAACACATGGCTAAGCGACACACAATTGAAACAGTCGATAGAAGCTTTCGCGATATAATGGATAGTGACATACCTTTTGGAGGTAAAGTCATGGTTTTTGGAGGTGACTTCCATCAAGTTTTGCCTATTGTACCAAAATCTACACGCGCAAAGAAGGTAGATGCAAGTTTGGTGAGGTCATATTTGTGGCCTTTAATGGAAAAGATTCAACTTTCAACAAATATGCGAGCCAGAGCCGATACAACTTTCAGTGAGTTTTTGCTTCGTATTGGAAATGGAGAAGAGACGACAGTAAATGATAATTTAGTGGCAGTTCCAGTACAAATGATTGTCCAACAAAGTTAGGATAGTAATCCAGAAGAATCCTTGGTCAGAGAAATATTTCCATCACTTCAAGAAAATTACCGATCTGCTGTGTATATAACAAAACGGGCAATCTTAGCAAGTAGAAATGAATTTGTAGATAACCTAAATGAAATGATGATTGGGAAATTCCCTGGAGAAATCAAAACATATATCAGGTTTGACTCAACGGAAGATGATACCAACAACTACTGTCAAGAAGAATACCTCAACACCTTAAGACCAAATGGACTCCCACCGCATAGGTACATTATCAAATCCATCAAAACTCTTACAGATGTCTTATTATGTTAATTCATAGAGCAAAAGAAAAGTCAACAATTACATGCTTACAAATACATAACAATTCGTGAATCTTTTAATTGTATACATTAGGTTAGTGCTGAAAGAAAATGCACCCATCATGATGCTGAGAAATTTAGATCCGTCAAATGGTTTGTGCAACGGGACATGATTAATTTGTAGAGGTTTAGACAAGAATGTCATACATGCCAAAATAATAACAGGCCAATATGCACAACACAAGTGTTTATTCCAAGGATACAATTATCACCACCCGAGAATGAAGGATATCCTTTCAAATTTATCAGGAAACAATTTCTAATACGAATATTTTTTGCGATGACAATAAATAAAGCACAGGGTCAAATAATACCAAATATTGGATTATACCTACCACAACATGTTTTCTCACATGGCCAACTATACGTAGCATTATCTAGAGGAATATCTATGGCGTAAAATAAAGTATTGGTCATGACTGAACAACCAAATTGGCACAAAGGGACATACACAAGAAATATTGTCTACAAAGAAGTTTTAGCCGAGATTTGATTACTACCAAGATTGgaaaaaatcaaacatggaaaaatATGCATACCACATGAAGCTAATGAAATATTAATTGGATGTTCAGGTTGGGTGGAGGAGCAGACCATATGAACAACACCACACAACTGCCAAATATGACATTAGTATTGTATATATTCAATTAGGTTaatatacaataaaattattatagaCTATTTAAAAGGGACATGTATTTCATGCCATAACATAACTAAAACCCACACAATTAAGTCCTGCCGAATTATTTTCAAACAAATGGCGTACTAACAAATTTATCATACGACCCTCACCCATATATGCCTTACAACACGAAATAAAGTTGCGTATTCGGTCACTAAATATGGcatagaaaataataaaatacagaGTGAAATTTTGTACAACTGAAATATACATTAACGATAAACTTTTACGTGTAAAGGGATGTCAAGACTTGGCAtacacgtgcaatgcacgtgcACCTCACCAGACCATACGCCTTTGCTGCCACAACGAAAGACGGGCTACCTTGAGCCCAAAGCTGTTTGTGACAAATATAGTATGAATACATTTAAATACTTGTATCAACCTCAAGACGAGGCAACCAAGTGCGATATATCTagttaccttaaaagcatgaaatcctaacttgaatgttaaattactataatatccctaacttaggttgtgactttttcgatgagttgtaaCTTTcccaataagttgtgacttttttcaattttttgttatttttcgatgagttatgacttttccaaagagttgtgacttttacaataagttgtgacttttccaaagaacacatattcatacttccctttgttgactataaatagaggggcttcctctaatttttcaaccacaaaattttttaatcttctactcttccacttcttgcattttaaaatttttcatgtGATTCATTGTCGTTGAGGAGTTcaaagtttagcggaatatgaggtacctctattttgatgaagtaaatcGTTCTATTCTAAGAAGGTATACCCTCGAGTACTTGacgaaaataattttgatgatataataattattgttttgcttaatatatacattagtattaATGTTCAATaaatgaagttaacatgatgtattctaaattcatttgtttttgctgacaatttctcttgtgatgtagatatgtAACACTCTGTAtccaaaaatagagatttcagatttctggtgttacaggtggcactcacggacaccattcaCGGACCATAGATGGACTCATGGTCCATCCTGCAGGTTCGTGGTTCGTGatagaaaacttccccagaacttagtcagaaaatttggccaagACCCGACtaacggacagacccacggtccgtataTTAGACCACGGTCcttggtctgtgtccgtggatcgagacttccctgaGCCAGACTCTGACACAAACTatggtcgaccagcacggaccgtcattcgatccacggtccgtaggtccgaccgtagatgagggtcagcagccagttagctgaaaaatattgatgggtcaaattgagatggtcataactcttagcacaaaataaattatgtgtcccatgacctatggttagatatataattgaattatctttccaacgccaccgagtttgctaaattccaacctccgagtaaaaatttatacccggtttagtgaagccctgtcgggcagactcgacctacaaacccaatcgacggaccgtcgattgattgacggaccgtaggtccattccgtcagtcacttcgacaacagttaattcaggggtcttttggtcttttcctatttcgtttaacctcTTTGATACGttgtttaaaccctaaatcatgtggttttaatcagtttaagcctagaaacttaactagaacttatccaagtcaattcattactcaaaatcttagaaaaattagaatcaagagaggagaaaaaggtcaagaaccctagttcaagaacgcagcgaggttcCTTCAGTTTCAGCCCcaaaaatcgaaagatttctccgtggaattcgtcaccaggtatgtgggatttcactagtgggttcctttcacccattaggtccctagaattcaatcagattcttgattccatggttatgaacagacctaggatttctagaatctcaacagatcatcatgaattagttatttaaatgttccaaatcagattatcatgttattgctcagtttcttacaaaaatttcataaccctaactatgtatttcattagttcttgaattacacatgctaggtcatatatttcagttattcagatatacatgctctagttttatgccacattatcagtatattttaGCATAAActctattttgagttataaatcatgagaaacttttctttaagacaacacttaagttttaaactgagtttttgagaaagttaagatgagttttgagaaaaagcttctaatatatgattagtatgacaattgagtaggtcatcaatgtatcaatagtatggtatctagatataccatcaaagtttatgcagtatgacttcccaaatcatcaatgatcagagtattgttttctaaaaaggagttttcaagtatgagtatctacatgtcagtactttgagttattcagtatttcagtcataatatatccagttatacatgcctcagtttatgaatgcatcattataagattaattgttacattctcagtttgcatgttcagttataatgtgttaaccacttaatatattgggagtagcataataccgagttggactagggtttcagcgtacccatgtagtcccagaactacgagccacgtaggtgtaagtcccctctgtgggcaacatcagtttagtgatcacgccagtcatgcctctatacctttggccgggtatattgggtcctctcgaagGGGcttatacatcggactccacatttagcacatgtggttttatgtcggttattagtagctcccacagttcagtcagactctattgcattgaccatatttcag
Protein-coding regions in this window:
- the LOC125858930 gene encoding uncharacterized protein LOC125858930 produces the protein MPQRCSPMKNKAAKESGLLESDNNISECLRHVVSFKMPTTLRSLFATILVHCNPTDVRCLWGIYYSHMFEYFQRRHSSTTEAQLQCTSKSINYYLESMGQIVDKYDIPQIKQHLQQTEQQECREIIEELSVKVPIEDVDTQSKLNQEQTQTFNTILERSNLGIPGLFFVNGLGGTGKTFPYRALLAKAKGMIALTSVTSGVVATILPRGRIAHSRFGIPLQENETTMTNKSKQGGGAKLITQAKLLIWDEEHMAKRHTIETVDRSFRDIMDSDIPFGGKVMVFGGDFHQVLPIVPKSTRAKKVDASLVRSYLWPLMEKIQLSTNMRARADTTFSEFLLRIGNGEETTVNDNLVAVPVQMIVQQS